A window of Eubacteriaceae bacterium ES3 contains these coding sequences:
- the mraZ gene encoding division/cell wall cluster transcriptional repressor MraZ, whose protein sequence is MFFGEHIHNIDDKGRLIIPSKFRESLGGQFVLTKGLDCCLFVFSMAEWEDFEGKLKSLPVSDKNARAFTRFFFAGAADCELDRQGRATIPASLRKYAKISREVTIIGVSNRLEIWDSQCWESYNESEDLNYEEIAGNMAMLGI, encoded by the coding sequence ATGTTTTTTGGAGAACATATACATAATATCGATGATAAAGGACGACTAATTATTCCTTCTAAGTTCAGAGAGTCTCTGGGTGGACAATTTGTTCTTACCAAAGGTCTGGACTGTTGCCTTTTTGTTTTTTCCATGGCTGAATGGGAGGATTTTGAAGGTAAACTTAAATCCTTACCAGTTTCAGATAAAAACGCCCGTGCTTTTACCCGCTTTTTCTTTGCCGGTGCGGCGGATTGTGAATTAGATCGACAGGGGCGGGCGACCATTCCGGCATCACTCAGAAAGTATGCTAAAATATCCCGGGAAGTTACCATTATTGGAGTATCCAATCGGTTGGAAATCTGGGATAGTCAGTGCTGGGAAAGCTATAACGAATCGGAGGATCTGAATTATGAAGAAATTGCCGGAAATATGGCAATGCTTGGGATATAG
- a CDS encoding ACT domain-containing protein: MRAVLTVIGKDRTGIIYRVSEILAKHEVNIEDISQTIMNDFFTMIMLVDLSNMNIHFNDLKSSLEQCGEEIGMSIRIQHEDLFNAMHKI; the protein is encoded by the coding sequence ATGAGAGCAGTTTTAACGGTTATTGGAAAAGACCGCACCGGCATTATTTACCGGGTTTCTGAAATATTGGCCAAACATGAAGTAAATATCGAAGATATTAGCCAGACCATCATGAATGATTTTTTCACCATGATTATGCTGGTTGATTTAAGTAACATGAACATTCATTTCAACGATCTGAAGAGTTCTCTGGAACAATGCGGAGAAGAAATTGGCATGTCCATCCGTATTCAGCACGAAGATCTGTTCAATGCCATGCACAAGATTTAG
- a CDS encoding PFL family protein → MTVFKNVLETVRMIEKEKLDIRTITMGISLLDCVDSSGEKSRQKIYDKITGLAKNLVSEGERIETELGIPIVNKRISVTPISLIAGASDDNSYVEYAKTLDRAAKEVGVNFIGGFSALVPKGFTKGDQILFNSIPEALACTEHVCSSVNLGSSKTGINMDAVKQLGELIKQTAYLTRDADSIGCAKFVAFANAVDDNPFMAGAFHGITEAESVLNVGVSGPGVVKRALEKAQDASFGEMAEIIKKTAFKITRAGHLVGTTVAERLGVPFGILDLSLAPTPEIGDSVARILEEMGLAHCGTHGTTAALAMLNDAVKKGGIMASTSVGGFSGAFIPVSEDEGMIEAVEVGALSFDKLEAMTSVCSVGIDMVAIPGDTPASTISAIIADEAAIGVINNKTTGVRIIPVHGKTVGDSAEFGGLLGRAPIMPVNPHDSSVFINRGGQIPAPIHSFKN, encoded by the coding sequence ATGACAGTATTTAAAAACGTCCTCGAAACCGTCCGGATGATCGAAAAAGAGAAACTGGATATTCGTACCATCACCATGGGGATTTCCTTGCTCGACTGCGTCGATTCTTCAGGCGAAAAAAGCCGGCAGAAAATTTATGATAAAATTACCGGCCTGGCCAAGAATCTAGTCAGTGAAGGTGAACGCATTGAAACCGAACTGGGAATTCCAATCGTCAACAAACGAATCTCTGTCACCCCGATCTCACTGATTGCCGGTGCCAGTGATGACAACTCTTATGTCGAATATGCTAAAACTTTAGACCGAGCTGCTAAAGAAGTGGGCGTAAACTTTATCGGTGGCTTCTCAGCACTGGTTCCCAAAGGTTTTACCAAGGGTGATCAAATCCTTTTTAATTCTATCCCTGAAGCCTTAGCCTGCACTGAACATGTCTGTTCATCTGTTAATCTGGGTTCTTCAAAGACCGGCATTAATATGGATGCCGTCAAACAGCTGGGCGAGTTAATTAAACAGACTGCCTATCTGACCCGTGATGCCGATTCTATCGGATGTGCCAAATTTGTTGCCTTCGCTAATGCGGTAGATGACAACCCTTTTATGGCTGGTGCTTTTCACGGTATTACCGAAGCTGAATCTGTCTTAAATGTCGGCGTCAGCGGTCCAGGAGTTGTAAAACGGGCCCTGGAAAAGGCTCAGGATGCCTCTTTTGGCGAAATGGCTGAAATTATTAAGAAAACTGCTTTCAAAATCACCCGTGCCGGTCACCTGGTGGGAACGACTGTAGCCGAACGATTAGGGGTTCCTTTCGGAATTCTTGATCTCTCACTGGCTCCTACACCAGAAATTGGCGATAGTGTGGCTCGAATCCTCGAAGAAATGGGACTGGCCCACTGTGGAACTCACGGTACCACAGCCGCTCTGGCAATGCTTAACGATGCTGTTAAAAAGGGTGGCATTATGGCTTCTACCTCAGTCGGTGGATTTAGCGGTGCTTTTATCCCGGTCAGTGAAGATGAAGGAATGATCGAGGCCGTCGAAGTTGGCGCACTTTCTTTTGATAAACTGGAAGCAATGACCAGCGTCTGCTCAGTTGGTATCGATATGGTCGCTATTCCCGGCGACACTCCAGCTTCTACTATTTCTGCCATTATTGCTGATGAAGCTGCAATCGGTGTAATCAACAATAAAACTACCGGCGTGCGAATTATTCCAGTACACGGTAAAACAGTGGGCGACTCTGCTGAATTTGGCGGGCTTCTTGGTCGAGCTCCTATCATGCCGGTCAACCCCCACGACAGTTCAGTCTTTATCAATCGCGGCGGACAGATTCCAGCCCCGATTCACAGTTTTAAAAACTAG
- a CDS encoding ABC transporter substrate-binding protein produces the protein MKKKLLAVFLLSALAIFGAGCSSESADDASTSDITVGIIQYVDHVALDAARDGFIDGLADNGYVDGDNITIDLQNAQADQSNLATISDRFISNNVNLILAIATPAAQSIAGKTTEIPILGTAITDYESARLVDSNEAPGGNVSGTTDMNPIAEQIDLLVKLVPDAKTVGVLYTSSEDNSVVQAEIAKQAIEALGLNYVEVTVTNSNDVQQATQSIVSQCDAIYIPTDNVFASAMPQVRSITAESKTPVIVGESGMVESGALATLGINYYDLGYQTGIMGAKILSGEAETATMPIESSENFDFVINGEVADEIGITIPEDMQQYVITPSDVAATE, from the coding sequence ATGAAAAAGAAATTGTTGGCAGTATTTCTACTGTCTGCCCTGGCCATTTTTGGTGCAGGTTGTTCAAGTGAAAGCGCTGATGACGCTTCGACAAGTGACATTACTGTAGGCATTATCCAGTATGTGGATCATGTAGCCCTGGATGCTGCTCGTGACGGCTTTATTGACGGACTGGCTGATAACGGTTACGTTGACGGTGACAACATCACTATTGATCTGCAAAACGCTCAGGCTGATCAGAGTAATCTAGCAACAATCAGTGACCGTTTTATCAGTAATAATGTCAATCTGATTCTGGCGATTGCTACTCCTGCTGCTCAGTCAATTGCCGGTAAAACAACAGAGATTCCAATTCTGGGAACCGCTATCACCGATTACGAAAGTGCCCGTCTGGTCGACTCTAATGAAGCTCCTGGCGGAAATGTTTCCGGTACCACCGATATGAATCCAATAGCTGAACAAATTGATCTGCTGGTTAAACTGGTGCCTGACGCTAAAACTGTTGGTGTGCTTTATACATCAAGCGAAGACAACTCAGTTGTTCAGGCTGAGATTGCTAAACAAGCCATTGAAGCGCTTGGCTTAAACTATGTGGAGGTAACTGTAACCAACTCAAATGATGTCCAGCAGGCAACTCAGTCAATCGTTAGTCAGTGTGATGCGATCTACATCCCAACTGATAACGTCTTTGCCTCGGCTATGCCTCAGGTGCGAAGTATTACAGCCGAATCTAAAACACCAGTGATTGTTGGTGAATCAGGAATGGTTGAAAGTGGTGCTTTGGCTACTTTGGGAATCAATTATTATGATCTTGGTTATCAGACCGGTATCATGGGTGCTAAAATCCTCAGTGGCGAAGCAGAAACAGCAACCATGCCAATTGAATCTTCTGAAAATTTCGATTTTGTAATTAACGGTGAAGTCGCCGATGAAATTGGCATCACTATCCCAGAAGATATGCAGCAATATGTGATTACACCATCTGATGTTGCCGCAACCGAGTAA